A genome region from Desulfobulbaceae bacterium includes the following:
- a CDS encoding phosphatidylserine decarboxylase family protein yields MKSIRIPVANEGVPFILFAAFATVIMALLNQQVATLTGLAVTAFVLYFFRDPSRIVPNDDLALISPADGRIIVIDPKVHDDRFLMADVQKISIFMNVFDVHVNRTPITGTVEQIIYSSGKFYSADSMRAGLENETCALILSTIGNRRLACVQMAGLIARRIVCWAEKGDTLTKGSRFGMIRFGSRVDLYLPAELRIEVKNGQRVKAGETILGRFPL; encoded by the coding sequence ATGAAATCAATACGCATTCCAGTTGCGAATGAGGGCGTTCCATTCATCCTGTTTGCCGCCTTTGCCACAGTAATCATGGCCCTGCTCAATCAGCAAGTTGCGACTTTGACCGGCCTGGCAGTCACCGCCTTTGTCCTCTATTTTTTCCGTGACCCCTCTCGAATTGTTCCCAATGACGACTTGGCGCTGATATCCCCGGCAGACGGGCGAATCATCGTGATTGACCCCAAAGTTCACGATGATCGTTTCCTGATGGCAGATGTCCAGAAAATCAGCATTTTTATGAACGTTTTTGATGTCCACGTCAACCGGACACCAATCACGGGAACTGTTGAGCAGATCATATACTCTTCCGGAAAATTTTACTCCGCCGACTCGATGCGGGCCGGCCTGGAGAACGAAACCTGCGCATTAATCCTTAGCACCATTGGTAATCGTCGACTAGCCTGTGTCCAGATGGCCGGCCTGATTGCCCGACGAATCGTTTGCTGGGCTGAAAAAGGAGATACTTTAACCAAAGGGTCACGTTTTGGCATGATCCGCTTTGGCTCCAGGGTAGATCTTTACCTTCCCGCAGAACTCCGCATTGAAGTAAAAAATGGCCAGAGGGTAAAAGCTGGA